A window of the Cytophagaceae bacterium genome harbors these coding sequences:
- a CDS encoding DUF4249 domain-containing protein yields the protein MSKKTIFLFLVSLSLVFACVEPFDINFINQKEILFIDAHLTDSDQIQQIQIKKSFTQFNTNKILGEENAEVFVVEGNTKKYNCSFKGDGTYQLPPDFKIIPNTKYHLEFKLANGKEYKSSDESAIPINEIEKLSTIFNETEINFDGKEMNGHEVYLDTKDEAKDENFYMWKWKLFEQTNFCKTCYGGKYFTNPQPDGQCVEDAALKRRSVIYDYGCKTDCWQIYYSSELNILSDQYYNGSPITNRKIAEIPFLQFRGALVEVNQYGISKTAHDYFKIMINQSQNTGTLSDTPPAGLIGNVKNINDKTESIGGMFMVSIKKTRKIWIPRAERYVGVKAYGLFQGRSANPEPMGADITRPPMAPCQESYTRTSRKPDGWID from the coding sequence ATGTCAAAGAAAACCATCTTCTTGTTTTTAGTTTCACTTTCTTTGGTTTTTGCATGTGTAGAACCTTTTGATATAAATTTTATTAATCAAAAAGAAATATTGTTTATTGATGCACACTTAACCGATTCAGACCAAATTCAACAGATTCAAATAAAAAAGAGTTTTACTCAGTTTAACACCAATAAAATTCTGGGTGAAGAAAATGCTGAAGTCTTTGTAGTTGAAGGCAATACAAAAAAATATAACTGTAGTTTTAAAGGCGATGGAACATACCAATTACCCCCTGATTTCAAAATTATACCAAACACAAAATACCACCTGGAATTTAAACTCGCCAACGGAAAAGAGTATAAAAGTAGTGATGAGTCTGCGATACCAATAAACGAAATTGAGAAACTAAGCACAATTTTTAATGAAACAGAAATAAATTTTGATGGAAAAGAAATGAATGGCCACGAGGTATATCTTGATACCAAAGATGAGGCAAAAGATGAGAATTTTTATATGTGGAAATGGAAATTATTTGAGCAAACAAATTTTTGTAAAACTTGCTATGGTGGAAAATACTTCACCAACCCTCAGCCCGACGGACAGTGCGTGGAAGATGCTGCATTGAAAAGAAGAAGCGTGATTTATGATTATGGATGTAAAACTGATTGCTGGCAGATCTATTATAGTTCCGAATTAAACATATTAAGCGATCAATATTATAATGGGTCTCCCATTACCAATCGAAAGATTGCAGAAATTCCATTTTTACAATTTCGTGGAGCATTGGTTGAAGTTAACCAATACGGTATTTCTAAAACCGCTCATGATTACTTCAAAATTATGATTAACCAAAGTCAGAATACCGGAACCCTTTCTGACACCCCGCCAGCAGGACTTATTGGAAATGTTAAAAACATAAATGACAAAACAGAATCTATTGGAGGTATGTTTATGGTAAGTATAAAAAAGACCAGGAAAATATGGATTCCAAGAGCAGAAAGGTACGTAGGAGTTAAAGCCTATGGATTATTTCAGGGTAGATCTGCCAATCCTGAACCCATGGGAGCCGACATAACCCGTCCACCAATGGCACCTTGTCAGGAAAGTTATACCAGAACCTCCAGAAAGCCAGATGGATGGATAGATTAA